The following proteins are encoded in a genomic region of Nymphalis io chromosome 8, ilAglIoxx1.1, whole genome shotgun sequence:
- the LOC126770022 gene encoding dynein axonemal assembly factor 3 — MFWGISPALDLQTEYIKYGDESAYELNFLIVGGCDARHLIKTLAQAYRQPRRYMNLFVVDGCPELIARQILLLSLALEKTTRCGLLEKTRRFLEVYGNLLLRPPTSRYIIAKARQLVGMITNPEYMSCLIPCISVDQTKYRERDYIENLFNFWTTGNTNQFNANELWEHRVRQSLGVRYDNRMGIYDWDYHMRMKEVASQICSQEYKHFREHGVAFTWLETEVCRPNVSLAAGVYKCGDRYLHRGYLGDMVTSPYIAYGLDCEDKDMLKSSRGVNYKRATDISERNVMRMLYELENRSPFDVKALNIDSQQNLGMTVLSQLDAKISETGFETPLVLREDRDTYIDVDYGKVHFLSLSALDHYPHKPQFQGLFHGVFVGHNVLPRVKPSVWSMARDDAVVIMESQKYLGELKREDVKAYGGQIQQAATTAQCDKLSPFNPEKDDFAKFVIRRKSESTDNAI, encoded by the coding sequence ATGTTCTGGGGGATTAGTCCAGCTCTTGATTTACAAacggaatatataaaatatggcgACGAAAGTGCTTACGAGCTCAATTTTCTTATCGTTGGAGGTTGTGACGCCCGACATCTCATCAAGACCTTGGCTCAAGCGTATCGTCAACCGAGACGATACATGAATTTGTTCGTAGTCGACGGCTGCCCAGAGCTTATTGCTCGACAGATTCTTCTACTATCTCTGGCTTTAGAGAAAACAACTCGATGTGGACTCTTAGAAAAAACTAGACGATTTCTGGAGGTGTACGGAAACCTGCTACTCCGACCGCCGACATCAAGGTACATAATAGCCAAAGCTCGTCAATTAGTAGGCATGATAACTAATCCGGAGTACATGAGCTGTCTTATACCGTGCATATCAGTTGATCAAACAAAATACCGCGAGAGAGACTACATAGAAAACCTCTTCAATTTTTGGACCACGGGAAATACGAATCAGTTTAACGCTAATGAACTATGGGAGCATCGTGTCAGGCAAAGTCTTGGCGTTAGATATGACAATAGAATGGGTATTTACGATTGGGATTATCACATGCGCATGAAAGAAGTTGCCAGTCAAATATGTTCCCAAGAATATAAGCATTTTAGGGAACATGGCGTCGCCTTCACATGGTTGGAGACTGAAGTGTGCCGACCCAACGTATCGTTAGCGGCTGGTGTCTACAAATGTGGCGATAGATATCTCCATCGGGGATATCTCGGGGATATGGTAACTTCGCCGTATATCGCGTATGGACTCGATTGTGAAGACAAAGACATGCTGAAATCCTCCCGTGGCGTTAACTACAAACGAGCTACCGATATATCTGAGCGAAACGTTATGAGAATGTTGTATGAACTCGAGAATCGTTCACCGTTCGATGTAAAGGCATTAAACATAGACAGCCAACAGAATTTAGGTATGACTGTTTTGAGCCAATTAGACGCGAAGATTTCTGAAACTGGTTTTGAGACGCCTTTGGTCTTACGTGAAGATAGAGATACTTACATAGACGTAGACTATGGGAAAGTCCATTTCCTTTCGTTGTCCGCGTTGGATCATTATCCTCACAAGCCACAGTTCCAGGGCTTGTTCCATGGAGTGTTTGTTGGTCACAACGTGCTTCCGCGCGTGAAGCCCAGCGTCTGGTCGATGGCGCGCGATGATGCTGTAGTTATAATGGAATCTCAAAAGTATTTAGGCGAATTGAAGAGAGAGGACGTTAAAGCGTATGGAGGGCAGATTCAGCAAGCTGCTACAACTGCCCAATGCGACAAGCTCAGCCCTTTCAATCCTGAGAAGGATGACTTCGCAAAGTTTGTTATAAGAAGAAAGAGTGAGAGCACCGATAACGCTATTTAA